Below is a window of Desertibacillus haloalkaliphilus DNA.
TTTATCTGGTAGGAAGCGATCTGAGATGTAGCGGTCTGAAAGCTTTACAGCCTCTTCTATCGCATGGTCAGTAATCGTTACACGGTGGTGAGCCTCATAGCGGTCTCTAAGCCCTGATAGAATTTGAATGGATTCGTCAATCGATGGTTCATCCACTTGAATCGGTTGGAAACGCCTTTCTAGGGCTGCATCTTTTTCAATGTACTTACGATACTCATCAATTGTAGTCGCTCCAATACATTGCAATTCACCTCGAGCTAATGAAGGCTTCAAAATATTTGATGCATCGATTGCCCCTTCAGCACCACCTGCACCAATCAATGTGTGTAGCTCATCTATGAATAAAATGACGTTAGCAGCTTGGCGAATTTCATCCATAACTTTTTTCAACCGATCTTCAAATTCACCACGGTATTTCGTCCCAGCAACAACCGTTCCCATATCTAAAGTCATAACCCTCTTATTTCGTAAGGTTTCAGGTACTTCATTGGCAATGATTTGTTGCGCTAGCCCTTCAGCAATTGCAGTTTTACCTACACCAGGTTCACCAATAAGTACAGGGTTATTTTTTGTTCGACGACTTAACACTTGGATCACACGCTCAATCTCTTTACTACGACCGATGACAGGGTCTAATGACTCCTCTTTTGCGATGGCAGTTAAGTCTCGTGCTAAGCTATCTAATGTTGGGGTATTGGCATTTGTAGGTGCATTTCCAGATTGTTGACTAGAACCAGCTGCTTCATTACTCCCTAAAAGTTGTAGCACTTGTTGACGTGCTTTGTTCAAACTAACGCCTAGGTTGTTAAGGACACGAGCTGCAACGCCCTCACCTTCACGGATAAGCCCAAGCAAAATATGCTCAGTACCAACATAAGAATGGCCTAACTTTCGTGCTTCATCCATTGAAAGTTCGATGACCTTCTTAGCTCTTGGCGTGTAATGAATCGTTTTCGAACCTTCTTGCCCGCTTCCAATTAGTGTTTCAACCTCTGTTTGAATTTTCTCAGCACCTAACCCTAGCGCTTTTAGTGCTTTAGCTGCAATGCCTTCCCCTTCCCTTACTAGTCCCAGTAAGATATGTTCAGTTCCAATGTTATTATGACCAAGACGAATAGCCTCTTCTTGTGCTAGTGCCAACACCTTCTGCGCCCGCTCGGTAAACCTTCCAAACATCATTTCTCATCGACCTCCCATTATTTAGTACTATCATCGTTTTCAAGCTTTAATCGCTCACGTATGAGGGCTGCGCGCCTCTCATCTCGTTGTTCTGGTGCTAGAACCTCCCCAGCAAACTGTTGTAAGAAGCCTGGCTGTGTTAAGATCATTAGTTCATTTAAAATATTGCCTGAAATGCCTTCAATTAAGTTTAGATCAATACCCAAACGAACATCAGATAACCGTTGCGTGGCCTCCTTCGATTCTATGACGCGACTATAGGCTAGAACACCAAAGGAACGATAAACCCGATCTTCTAATTGCAATTTCGATGATTGTATTAGCATCTCTCTTGCTGCGCGTTCTTGCTGAACGAGTTGTAAAACAACCCCTCGCAAATCTTCTATGATATCTTCTTCTGATTTCCCCAATGTAATTTGGTTAGAGATTTGAAAGAGATTTCCTAATGCTTCGCTGCCCTCACCATAAATCCCCCTCACAACTAAACCTAGTTGGTTAATTGCTGGTAAAATCCGATTTAACTGCTGTGTCATTGCTAGAGCTGGTAAGTGCATCATTACTGAAGCTCTAAGACCTGTTCCTACGTTTGTTGGGCAACTTGTTAAGTATCCTCGCCGTTCATCAAACGCATATGTGAGTCTT
It encodes the following:
- a CDS encoding protein arginine kinase, with the protein product MSLQRFISEAISPWMKKDGPDSDIVLSSRIRLARNLEKFTYPILSTIDDAQEVLEHVSEKLTSESYNSIGMLERLDMDDMRSNEKRVLVEKHLISPHLAEETKHGAVLLSEDESVSIMVNEEDHLRIQCLFPGFQLNEGLVLASGIDDWIEERLTYAFDERRGYLTSCPTNVGTGLRASVMMHLPALAMTQQLNRILPAINQLGLVVRGIYGEGSEALGNLFQISNQITLGKSEEDIIEDLRGVVLQLVQQERAAREMLIQSSKLQLEDRVYRSFGVLAYSRVIESKEATQRLSDVRLGIDLNLIEGISGNILNELMILTQPGFLQQFAGEVLAPEQRDERRAALIRERLKLENDDSTK